From Brienomyrus brachyistius isolate T26 unplaced genomic scaffold, BBRACH_0.4 scaffold978, whole genome shotgun sequence:
TAATTTTTCAAACGGACCATAGTCTATAATTCTGCGTGTACGATTTAGCCAAACgttacatttgttttaaagacATTAGACGCTGAAATTATGTCCACGCGTGATAcgcgattaaaaaaaacatccattgCTAATTTTGGGTGGTGTCCACAAAACTAGATAACTAAAAATATACTTTTCCCAATGTGTTGACGTGCCACTGATACGCAAACTAGGGAGCTGGAGAGCATGTGCCATGGGCGTCGCTAGGCCATTTTTCGGAGGGCTTTAGTCCCcctaacatttgtactcagcccCCCTAAAAATTCTCcttaaggccacttaaaaaaaaaaataaaaattggttctcgtcccctctcgacccgccgaaatgcctccgaccccaattttttttatttcgttaaaatcgcatggaaaatacccaagaatgacgaaatttgaatttcccgcgcattccacatcgacgattgatccacattgtgtaatcctagtcttggaatggtttcatgaacctaaatttgtctctacctgagatgggctggtgcaaagatttaaatctggggaagtgatgtggtacatgttctttacttgtttgtagagttgcatttccttgttcaaccattcaggttcctgtattttgtaaattcctcgtgttttaacatgttttaatacactttctttctagatatatattttaaaatcttggttgttcatttagaatgggaatgacaaacagaatattggtttcaaatagtatcatttttatattcacgaatgaaacatcagcataaagtatcgaaatccatagttgggaatgagatacacatggatcaaggaattcttgtattttcttacatttaatatatttgaaacgcaacaaactggaagaactgaggaagcgtactaagtaggtctgctctcttcggtatgtattttcaaatatgtattttcttacatatttgaaagtccaaacagtcaatcaaaattttgtaaaaaaaaaaaaaaatcccgcccaccctacccaccccctccaaaaaaagggcgagaaccaattttttttttaagtggcctaaacttGACACAAATTGCTGGTCGCCCATCGTCCCCGTTAAATTTGATATGAaagttaattaaataattaaactattTTGATTGAGCTATACACTTTCTaacattaattttgtttttctttcaggtTGTTGGCTACAGTATGATTTGGCAATGTAAGTTGTGCTCAGCTTCTTTTACTGACAGATTGCAAATATTTAAGCACTACAGACTGCAGCACAGCCACTTTTCCAGTGTAAGCCCCCTTCCATGCATCTATAATTATTGCATGTGTACATTTAAGACACTTAATAGTCTTAGAACTCATTTGTCAAGATGTCATACTCGCCAATTTGGTAGTAGTGCAGAACACTCTCAGCAGGCTCTGTTATTTAAATGCCCTTTATGCCCATTTCAGCAGCAATTTTCTGAATCTGTTCTTTTCTGCCATCTTAGAAGGCATTTAAGAAATCATGAAACAGTGGCTTGCCCATATAAGGATTGTAGCTTTACCACAAATGTATACTCTTCATTCAATTCTCATAAAAGTAGATCACACCAAGCAAGCGTTTCATCAGACTTTCAAAATGACATTGTCAGTGATGTTGGTCAAGCCAGTATTCCTGCAGTTGATGGTGATTTATATGAAGAACCTCCAAGCACAGATGAGGATCCAGTGGGGATTGATGGTCAGTGTGACACTGACGTACTAAAAAAACATCTTAGAATTAATTTATCTTCCTTATTTTTGAAGATGCAGGCAATCCTACATGTCTCAAACACAGCTACCCAAGAAATAGTGGAGCATTTAAATCAGGTCTGCTTCTTATCTCGGCCTTTGATCAAGGAGGCAATTAGAGATATATTGCAGAAAAATGGTTGCAATGTGGCAGAATCTGCACTGGATGAAGTTGTAAGTGCTGTTATGGATTCCAATGTTATATTTACTAGTACTTCTAAAGGTGCAGAGTTATCCACATCCAAGCGCAGAAAAGTCTTTTTCGAGCACAACTATCCATGTGTAATGCCAGTCGAgtatcagctggagcaacgtggACATACCACAATGTATGTTCCTATTCTTCAAATGATTCAGGAGTTGTTTAAAAACACAGACATTCTAAAAATGATTACTGATCCAAATACCAATTCTGGTCAATATGCCTCATGCTACAATGGCTCATATTTCcttgaaaatgaattattttcAACAGGTGATCTCATTTTACCACTCCAGTTATATATTGATGAGCTTGAAATTGCCAACCCACTTGGCACATCACGTAAAATTCACAAACTTTGTGCTGTATACTGGGCACTTGCCAATATGTCACCAAAATACAGGTCAgcattacacaatatacagctaGCAATGCTTGCAAAAGTGACAGACCTCCAGAGGCATGGGTATGCAGCTGTACTTGCTCCATTATTACATGATGTTCATATTCTTGAACAGGATGGTGTTTTTATTGAACGACTTGGTCGCAATGTCAAAGGCACCATCTTTTGTGTGTCTGCTGACAATCTAGCTGCCCATGGATTAGGTGGCTTTGTGGAGTCATTTAAAGCAGGCTATGTTTGCAgattctgcttggccacaagagAACAGTTTCCAGCAACTGAAGCCAGGCAGTTTTCTCAAAGAACCAAAGATAGCCATGACCTTCATGTACAAAACATTCAGGAAAATGACGCTTCCTCCAACCACTTTGGTGTTAAAACAAGTTGTGTCTTGCGTGACTCCCTGGATTACTTTCATCCAGTCACAGGCTTTCCTCCAGATGTCCTGCATGATCTTCTAGAAGGCATAGTTCCTGTGGAGATTTCTCTCTGCATTAAGACCTTGATCCAGATGAAGTACTTCACTTTAGAGTATTTGAACCAAAAGATTGCATCATTCCCATATCAACATGCTGATAAAGTGGATAGGCCTCAACCAATTCCCAAAACATTTCTGTCTCGAGGAACGATAGGAgggaatggtcatgaaaatgctACTCTGCTCCGACTGCTTCCATTGCTTGTAGGCAGTGTTGTACCAGAAGGTAATGGTGCATGGACAGTTTTGATGGAACTGAAAGAGGTAGTGCAGTTAGCATTATGCCCATCATTTTCTGATGAAACCTTAGACTATTTTCAGTCCAAAATCAGCGATCATAAGCAAGTACTGCTGAAGACATTCCCAGAGTTTAGCCTTCGTCCTAAGCATCACTATGTGGAGCATTACCCCACCATGATCAAGTGCTATGGGCCCCTGGTGCATgtttggacaatgcgatttgaggcCAAACAC
This genomic window contains:
- the LOC125729984 gene encoding uncharacterized protein LOC125729984 yields the protein MCTFKTLNSLRTHLSRCHTRQFGSSAEHSQQALLFKCPLCPFQQQFSESVLFCHLRRHLRNHETVACPYKDCSFTTNVYSSFNSHKSRSHQASVSSDFQNDIVSDVGQASIPAVDGDLYEEPPSTDEDPVGIDGQCDTDVLKKHLRINLSSLFLKMQAILHVSNTATQEIVEHLNQVCFLSRPLIKEAIRDILQKNGCNVAESALDEVVSAVMDSNVIFTSTSKGAELSTSKRRKVFFEHNYPCVMPVEYQLEQRGHTTMYVPILQMIQELFKNTDILKMITDPNTNSGQYASCYNGSYFLENELFSTGDLILPLQLYIDELEIANPLGTSRKIHKLCAVYWALANMSPKYRSALHNIQLAMLAKVTDLQRHGYAAVLAPLLHDVHILEQDGVFIERLGRNVKGTIFCVSADNLAAHGLGGFVESFKAGYVCRFCLATREQFPATEARQFSQRTKDSHDLHVQNIQENDASSNHFGVKTSCVLRDSLDYFHPVTGFPPDVLHDLLEGIVPVEISLCIKTLIQMKYFTLEYLNQKIASFPYQHADKVDRPQPIPKTFLSRGTIGGNGHENATLLRLLPLLVGSVVPEGNGAWTVLMELKEVVQLALCPSFSDETLDYFQSKISDHKQVLLKTFPEFSLRPKHHYVEHYPTMIKCYGPLVHVWTMRFEAKHRFFKRVVHDAQNFKNILKTMAVRHQHMMAYHLAAPSFFKPETQASRVDSVLVSALPEVAQLHIRTLTTSDTIYQTSKVTIDGTHYVCEMFLSVGDSGGLPRFCRVEHIYLVNSTVSFLCSNYDCWYLEHLGSYELSPSQTSLSIHLKSDLNDSVPLSAYEHNGRSIPTTHGPSCC